DNA from Verrucomicrobiia bacterium:
CTAAGCGATAAAACGTTTGTCATTACCGGCACCTTAAGTGAATCTCGCAGCCATTTTGAAAATAAAATTCGCGAACTGGGTGGCAAAGTAACAAGCGCGGTGAGTTCTCAAACGTCCTATGTTGTAGCTGGCGCCGATCCCGGCTCCAAACTAGATAAAGCCAAGAAACTTGGTGTACCTATTCTTAATGAAGTCGATTTTGAAAAGCTTGCGAAGTCTTAAGCATCCGATATCTTATTTTTCATGAAAATTTTATCCATTTCTCTCCTATTTTCAGCGCTCTATACATTACCCCTTTTCGCTCAAAACAATCCCGCACAACGTGAAGATGCCCGTGTGGAACGCGAAAAAGTGCTTCGAGCTGCCGACCAGCTAGAAATTTTATTACCTCAACTGGATTCTTTGAAAAATGAGGTGCAAACCTTAAAAACACAAGTGGATCGGTTACAGTTGGAAAATGCAGCGTTGAAAAAAAATTTGAGCGAGTTGGAAGTTTCGCGCACGAAAGAAAGAGACGCGCTTCTCGATGAAGTCAGTAAAATTATGGCGGAATCCAAATCTGCAAAACCCATTCTGAAATCTCAAGCAACAACTTCCACTAACACCACAGCACCCGCTCCTATTGTTGCCAAACCTATAGCAACCAAACCTGTAGCCGCTTCAACCACCAATCAACCTGCTCAAGAGCAAGTAGGTTACGAGCATGTGGTAGGCCCGGGCCAAACAGTTTCTTCGATTGCAAAAGCTTTTAATGAAGCCGGCGTCAAGGTCACGGTGAAAGACATTATCCAAGCCAATCATTTGGATGCCGATGCAAAAGTTCGAATTGGTCAAAAACTTTTTATTCCTAAAAAATAGTCTCCTGGTAAAAAAGGGGAGAAAGTTTTTTATCTCGGTCCTACTACTTTAAATTTTCGTTTCCCTTTTATTTTAGGATCTTGATACATAAAACTGCCCATTGTAATCGTTCGCCTTTTTTGAGTCACCGGAATAGAACCAGACATCGCACGAATGCGCTGCGCTACTGGAATTGGAGGCCCAACCGTTGCCGCAAAGTTAGAGTTAATAAAATAGCCTTGTCCCGGTTTTTTTCCTTTTTGAAAAACCAACACATTATCTTTATCACTTTCATGATACATGGCACGCACCCGTCCTGGCAATTTTTTTGGCAATCCTATGATATCGTGTAAGTTAGTGTAATCGGGTCCCAACAACACTTTTACGTTTTGTTTTTGAGTTAAAATGATATCGAGATTTCCGTCTTGATCCACATCACCCGAAGCCTGAACATGGCCGCTAGCAAAAGCAAACGGTAATACTTTCTCTTCTTGCAATTCATTTTGAATTAACAGCGGATCTACCCAATAACGCGCTAGGCGAAATTGCTTACTTCTACAAAAAACCAAGCTACTAAAAATACCCAGACTATTTCCTACCAGTGTTTTCCTTACTCCTAATGACCCCAAAAATCTCCAATCTTCCGGCAAACTCATATCCAAGACTCCCATTAAATGATTGTCTGCAACATTTAATATCGCGACTTGCTCCACATTTTCTTCCTCTCCATCGAAAGAAAACCAAGAAAATCTTCGACCCTTGCGATAAACTAAAATATCGCCAAATCCATCTCCGGTAAAATCGCCCGAATGATAAACACCCCCCGGGGCAACGGGATGAGCCCAATCAAAATTTGTCATCTCTTCAAAAGAAAACACTTGCACTCGATTATTGTTCGCGTCAGTCACATATAATCGATCAGACGCCAAAGAAGTAACTGCTAGACCTGCGGGTTCATTAAATTGTGCGGATTGCTTACCCAAAGCACCAAATTGTGTTAAATAATTTGTCGCAGTATAAATATGAATCGTATGAAATTGTTCTATCGATCCGATAATAAAATTATTTTGATAAACGACCAAATCATAAAGCACCGAAGTTACGGGCGTCAGAGTTTCTATGCCACTATTTTCTGATTTCGTTGAGATTTCACTCAGAAAAATTCCATCGGCATTATAGCGTTGAATCAAATTCCCATTCGGTCGATTGCAACTTATCAACCAATCACCCTGCCCATCCACAGTCAATCCCCAAATATCCGTTTCGTTAGAAAAAACAAAATTCGTCAAAAATCCACCCACACTATTAAATTTTGCCACACGATGATTATGCCAATCAACCACATAAACATTTTCTGCTTCACCAATGGCAATTTGTCGCGGACAATATAATTCTCCATCTTTTTCTCCAGTCGATCCAAATTTCATGAAATATTGAAAATTTTTATCAAACACATGAACACAATTTGCTTCAATATCAGTCACATAAATATTACCAAGCCGACCAATTGCCAAAGCATAAGGCTTAACAAAATTGGTGCTGCTAAACTTCGTTAAATACACGCCATTACTAGTAAAAACCTGAATACGCTCTTTGTCTAAAACATACGCCCTACCGGAAAAATCGAAGGCAATATCCTTAGGTTTTGAAAACTCTCCATCGCCAGACCCTGCTTTACCAAATTCAAAAAGAAACTTAGGCTTTAAAATTGTATCAGCTTTAATAAAGCTGAATCCCAGAATGCTCCAGGTTATTATGCCAATAAAATATTTCATATTTTAAAACTTATCGCGGCCCAATAATTTTAAAAGTGCCATTGCCATAAGGCGATCGAGGAAGACGATAACGCAAGGAACCTGCTTTAATCTTGCGCCCTTTTTTAACAACGGGAGTCGCTCCCATCATTGCTCGGATTTTTCTTCGCACAGGAATAACCTTTAAAAAAGTCGCTGTCAAATCAGGAGCAATGGAATACGCCACGGCATTTTCCCTTCTTTTTTGAAAAACCAAAGCACTATTTTCTTCTCCCTGGTGATAAATGGCATGAACCCGACCCGGCAAAGGCGTAGTCAACCCCTTTATTTCTTTTGACTCTCGATAATCGGGCCCCAACAAAACACGAAGCGTTTGTTTTTTGACTAATACCAAATCCAGAAACCCATCTTGATTCAAATCGCCCGACGCTCGGAGATGTCCTATCTTAAATGGAATAGGCAAAATCCGCGCTTCTAAATCACTATTCCATAAAGGCAAAGCCTCATCCACCCAGTAATGGATTAAGGCAAAATATTTTTTGCATTTGAAAACCAAACTTCCTAATACACCCATACTGTTGCCTAAAATAGGTTTACCAAAACTAATAGCTCTACCCTCAGGAATTTTCCAGAATAAAGAACTGATATTTTTTTCGTTAACTAGCGTGTTCTCATAAAAATTTAGCAATTTAGTTTGTGGCGATCTTGGACTATCATCACCTTGATAACCATGAGTTGTAGAAAATTTTCCTGATCGATAAACGATCAAGTCGGCATATCCATCACCCAAAAAATCGCCCGAAACATAATCTTTAGAAAACGCATTAAAATTCGTGATTGTTTCAAATGCAAAAACCTGAATCCGATGATTATCCCAATCTGCTACATACAGCTTATCTCGCTGCAAGGGATTAACAGCTAATCCATAGGGACTATCAAACTGTCCCGAATCATTTCCCAACAAACCAAATTGAGACTGATAGCTAAAAGGACGATAAATCTGAATCACAGAACCTACCCAATCCGAACCCAAAATATAGCCTTGTCCTAAAACTGCGAGATCAGAAAACACCCTGGGGTTTTGAGTGCTCAGGGAGCGAACCAATTTCCCTTGAGAATCATAAACATTAATTTTATTGCCCCAAACACTTTTAAGACTGACATGTAAATTACCCCAAGCATCGAAAGCGATGCCTCCCAAGTATTGATAAGCATCCTCTGGTGATAAATTTTCTACCTCTGGAAATTTAATTTCAGATAAATAACTTCCCTGACTATCAAACGCCTGCACGCGTTTATTGCCCCCATCCATGACATAAACATCTTCTCCACGAATTGCAATCTCCGTAGGCCAATTAAACTGGCCTGGCCCACTACCATGAATGCCAAAACGTTTTTTATAATTAAAATTCTTATCAAAAACATGCACACAATCCAAACCCCCATCGGAAACATAAATATCGCCCAACCTTCCCACCGCTATCGACTCGGGTTCAGAAAATTGTTCAGGACCATTCCCCACAGAACCAAACTTTCCAATAAAAACTCCATTACTGGTAAAAACTTGCACTCGCGCTTTTTCATCTCCTTGGGTATCCAATACATAAATCTTATTGTCCCAATCCACTGCAATATCTTTAGGCCCTTGAATCGCATCATTATCCAAAACATCTTCGCCACCAAACTCCCCATCCCCTAAGCCCCGTTTGCCAAATTCAAACAAAAACTTGGGCTTTAACCAATCTTCACTCCACGCCTTGTCGGAAAGCCACCCAATAATACAATATAACAAAAAAATACCCTTTAATTTCATTCCTGTTCCTCTAAATACAAATTTAAAGTCGAAATAGCAAAAAGCAACGGAAAATTCTAAAGAAAACAATTATAATTTAAGGCCAATTGCTTCAAGTAACACTCTATCGTCTTCCACCTCAGGATTTTCTGCTGTCAACAGTTTCTCCCCATAAAAAATAGAGTTGGCGCCTGCTAAAAAACAAAGCGTTTGCGCTTCTTTCGATAAATGGCGACGCCCTGCCGATAAACGCACGCGCGCTTTGGGAAAAAGAATACGCGTCGTGGCAATCATTCGCACCAAATCCAAACTATCAATGGGCGTTTGATTTTCCAAAGGAGTGCCCGGCATCGCCATCAAACAATTAATCGGAATGCTCTCGGGTTGCGGATTAAATGAACTCAAAACCTCCAATAAGCGAAGTCGATCTTTGACATTTTCTCCCATTCCTAAAATTCCGCCGCAACACACCGAAATTCCAGCTTGCTGCACATATCGAATCGTTTTTAATCGATCTTCAAACGTGTGCGTCGACACAATCTGCGAGTAAAATTCTGGACTCGTGTCCAAATTATGATTGTAAGCGGTCAATCCCGCTTCTTTTAACGCTTGCGCAGCGCCTTCCGAAAGCTCACCGAGCGTCACACACACTTCCATTCCCAATTTGCTCACCTCACGAACGGTTTCCAGCACCGATTCAAATTTCTTTTCCCCCTCGCGCACGCCTTTCCATGCCGCTCCCATACAAAATCGCGTTGCCCCCTGCTCTTTCGCCTCGCGCGCTAAGGGTAAAACCTCTTCCACCGACATCAATCGCTCTGCCTTCACCCCCGTTTGATAGCGAGCGCTTTGCGCGCAATAAGAGCAATCTTCGCTGCATCCGCCTGTTTTAATGCTCAACAAACGGCAAAGTTGAATCTCGTCTTTAGACCAATGCTCACGATAAATTTTGCGCGCGTGATCAATTAACTCTAAAAGTGGCAACTCATAAACCGACTGAATTTCTGACAAAGTCCAAACCCTCATCATTCCCCTATGTCCTCATTCCACAACTCAGGATTTTCGCGAATAAAAGTCTCCATCATATCAATACAGGTCGGATCTTGCAAAACCTCGACCGCAACCCCTCGCGAACGCAAAAGCTCTTCCTCGCCCATAAACGTCTTATTTTCACCCACAACCACCTTGGGAATGCCATAAAGCAAAATCGCGCCACTACACATTGGGCACGGTGATAATGTCGTATATAAAACCGATTCACGATAAACTTTAGCAGGTTGCCGCCCTGCATTTTCTAAAGCATTCATTTCACCATGATGAATCGCGCTACCCTCCTGAACACGACGATTGTGACCTCGTCCAATAATTTTTCCTTGATGCACTAAGACTGATCCAATCGGAATGCCTTTTTCCTGTTTACCCTTTTGGGCTTCATCAATCGCTGCTTGTAAAAATGGATCCATAATTATTATTCTAATGCTATCCCAAAGTCGCTGTCCACTCTTCTCGAGGCGTGCGAGAACAAAAATCGGCAAACGACTCGCCTGAATTGCGCTTATCTTGATAATAGCGCAAAACCTTTTCGATCACATTATGAATTTCCGTGCTCAAAACTTTGCCTTTCACCAATTGATTAAAACGGGCATCACGTCCCACTTTACCTCCTAAAAACATATCAAAACATTCTGTGGAAACACCGTTCACTTTTGTCATCCCACCGCGAAAACCAATATCGGCAATTTGATGTTGACCACAAGAACTTGGGCAGCCACTGAAATGAATGCGAATTTTTTCATCATAAAACGCGC
Protein-coding regions in this window:
- a CDS encoding nucleoside deaminase, with protein sequence MDPFLQAAIDEAQKGKQEKGIPIGSVLVHQGKIIGRGHNRRVQEGSAIHHGEMNALENAGRQPAKVYRESVLYTTLSPCPMCSGAILLYGIPKVVVGENKTFMGEEELLRSRGVAVEVLQDPTCIDMMETFIRENPELWNEDIGE
- the bioB gene encoding biotin synthase BioB, which gives rise to MRVWTLSEIQSVYELPLLELIDHARKIYREHWSKDEIQLCRLLSIKTGGCSEDCSYCAQSARYQTGVKAERLMSVEEVLPLAREAKEQGATRFCMGAAWKGVREGEKKFESVLETVREVSKLGMEVCVTLGELSEGAAQALKEAGLTAYNHNLDTSPEFYSQIVSTHTFEDRLKTIRYVQQAGISVCCGGILGMGENVKDRLRLLEVLSSFNPQPESIPINCLMAMPGTPLENQTPIDSLDLVRMIATTRILFPKARVRLSAGRRHLSKEAQTLCFLAGANSIFYGEKLLTAENPEVEDDRVLLEAIGLKL
- a CDS encoding LysM peptidoglycan-binding domain-containing protein, with protein sequence MKILSISLLFSALYTLPLFAQNNPAQREDARVEREKVLRAADQLEILLPQLDSLKNEVQTLKTQVDRLQLENAALKKNLSELEVSRTKERDALLDEVSKIMAESKSAKPILKSQATTSTNTTAPAPIVAKPIATKPVAASTTNQPAQEQVGYEHVVGPGQTVSSIAKAFNEAGVKVTVKDIIQANHLDADAKVRIGQKLFIPKK
- a CDS encoding 6-bladed beta-propeller, producing the protein MKLKGIFLLYCIIGWLSDKAWSEDWLKPKFLFEFGKRGLGDGEFGGEDVLDNDAIQGPKDIAVDWDNKIYVLDTQGDEKARVQVFTSNGVFIGKFGSVGNGPEQFSEPESIAVGRLGDIYVSDGGLDCVHVFDKNFNYKKRFGIHGSGPGQFNWPTEIAIRGEDVYVMDGGNKRVQAFDSQGSYLSEIKFPEVENLSPEDAYQYLGGIAFDAWGNLHVSLKSVWGNKINVYDSQGKLVRSLSTQNPRVFSDLAVLGQGYILGSDWVGSVIQIYRPFSYQSQFGLLGNDSGQFDSPYGLAVNPLQRDKLYVADWDNHRIQVFAFETITNFNAFSKDYVSGDFLGDGYADLIVYRSGKFSTTHGYQGDDSPRSPQTKLLNFYENTLVNEKNISSLFWKIPEGRAISFGKPILGNSMGVLGSLVFKCKKYFALIHYWVDEALPLWNSDLEARILPIPFKIGHLRASGDLNQDGFLDLVLVKKQTLRVLLGPDYRESKEIKGLTTPLPGRVHAIYHQGEENSALVFQKRRENAVAYSIAPDLTATFLKVIPVRRKIRAMMGATPVVKKGRKIKAGSLRYRLPRSPYGNGTFKIIGPR